From a region of the Tenggerimyces flavus genome:
- a CDS encoding GNAT family N-acetyltransferase produces the protein MNASVTVVPLDEPEQLRTAIDLYRSVFELERTDPAVSPRLLASLRLNGGSVMGAYDSDRLVGFAYGFIGKDPKSGEIYHYSQTAAVDASYQGRGIGRALKYGQREFILSTGITKMRWSYDPVRASNAHFNLDVLGARGRWFVPNLYGLDDMGRDAGHRSDRLIVEWDLAGEPVPPATSSLTNVPAWGELVRDHVDLLLGVPRHWSKVATDHEYAERLRTVVSAALTEALADGYVATSCVVADDDTAYYRLRPAGAL, from the coding sequence ATGAACGCCTCCGTGACCGTCGTGCCGCTCGACGAACCCGAGCAGCTGCGTACGGCGATCGACCTCTACCGGTCCGTGTTCGAGCTCGAACGGACCGATCCCGCCGTCAGCCCCCGGCTGCTCGCGTCGCTGCGACTCAACGGTGGTTCGGTGATGGGCGCGTACGACAGCGACCGGCTGGTCGGCTTCGCGTACGGGTTCATCGGCAAGGACCCGAAGAGCGGCGAGATCTACCACTACTCGCAGACCGCGGCCGTGGACGCCTCGTACCAGGGTCGCGGGATCGGCCGCGCGCTGAAGTACGGGCAGCGCGAGTTCATCCTCAGCACCGGAATCACCAAGATGCGTTGGTCGTACGACCCCGTCCGCGCGAGCAACGCGCACTTCAACCTGGACGTGCTCGGCGCCCGCGGCCGCTGGTTCGTGCCGAACCTCTACGGCCTGGACGACATGGGCCGCGACGCCGGCCATCGCAGCGACCGGCTGATCGTCGAGTGGGACCTCGCCGGCGAGCCCGTCCCGCCCGCCACGTCGTCGCTGACGAACGTGCCGGCGTGGGGCGAGCTCGTCCGCGACCACGTCGACCTGCTGCTCGGCGTACCGCGGCACTGGTCGAAGGTCGCGACCGACCACGAGTACGCCGAGCGACTCCGTACGGTGGTGAGCGCCGCGCTCACCGAGGCACTGGCCGACGGGTACGTCGCCACGTCCTGCGTGGTGGCCGACGACGACACCGCTTACTACCGACTCCGCCCCGCGGGCGCGTTGTAG
- a CDS encoding phosphodiester glycosidase family protein, with translation MRLPLSFSFGGRSIVPKRVRAMLLSVLALLLVSGLQPAVSVATAAVPSAVPSAAAVPGAIETYERSRPVAPGVTVEQLETLDARGWQQGNALTIDTGKGARIDYLGNDSLTTLKPLNETADAAGAVAAINGDFFDINNSGSPLGPAVDDGKIVKSQSEDPYRVVGFDQNGLGRVLEVLFEGTATLPSGPVRLDRLNSPLLNKDELQAFTTLWGSYTRSRSVQGVERVVEVTVTDGIVTAVRDAAGEGAIAPNTTILLGREAGADTLAALRPGDRVAVDLEPRPSDGGALHAAIGVHSLLVKDGVAQPVNDAEFAGRTGIGFSKDGKKIFIVSVDSDRQTHSRGATLTEMGRLLAARGAWVGVELDGGGSTTLVTRLPGAPKVQVDNTPGDGSVRPVPNGLAVMGPKGSGKLAGFWVDTAASRETAASDSPVSGHARPDRVFRGLSRSLTATPYDEVYGPVTRSVPISWSASRGSVKNGIFRASYEGPTTITARSGSARGTLSLDVLGPVARLAPTAQTVNVPTINASGTFGIVGFDAFGTSAPIDPSDIRLEYDHAVFEVTPAADGRFTVTPRKESGAGLVTARVGSRSTQLAVSVGVEKQMLATFDDADKWTVGVARATATVSKVPDGEDGAGLKLAYDFTQTTLTRNAYAIPPVRLGVPGQARSFGVSMYGSGKGEWTAFGLYDATGKFTAVYGPYVTWFGWQNIELEVPAGLPQPVTIGRIYTLETKAAAQYTGDVLIDNLYVKAAPAVSVPPAAPVEASFVQTQADVDGRKWRFAVMSDAQFVARDPDSPLVQAARRTLREIKAARPDFFVIAGDFVDEATEADFQLAKRVLDEEIGTSLPYYYVPGNHEIMGAAITNFEKYFGATNRSFNHKGTKFITLNSSAGTLRGGGFDQIAMLRSALDSAARDRTVSSVVLIEHHPPRDPTPAKNSQLADRHEAALLEDWLASFQRSTGKGALFVGAHVGTFHASKVDNVPYLVNGNSGKAPATDPSEGGFTGWTLFGADLVSAPEQARAKRFPFQGGPDWVSAQIRPHVDELSLTAPSTLAVGSSGAVNASVMQGTRSVPVAYPVSADWKTTSNLRLDLASGTVRALRAGPAMVWVKVNGVTRSVAIEITR, from the coding sequence ATGAGACTGCCGCTGTCATTCTCCTTCGGCGGGAGGTCGATCGTGCCCAAGCGCGTCCGCGCCATGCTGCTCTCCGTCCTGGCGCTTCTGCTCGTGTCCGGCCTGCAGCCCGCCGTGTCGGTGGCGACCGCGGCGGTCCCCTCCGCGGTCCCGTCGGCCGCCGCCGTACCAGGCGCGATCGAGACGTACGAACGGTCCCGGCCAGTCGCGCCCGGCGTCACCGTCGAGCAGCTCGAGACGCTCGACGCCCGCGGCTGGCAGCAGGGCAACGCGCTGACGATCGACACCGGCAAGGGCGCGCGGATCGACTACCTGGGCAACGACTCGTTGACCACGCTCAAGCCGCTGAACGAGACGGCCGACGCCGCCGGCGCGGTCGCGGCGATCAACGGCGACTTCTTCGACATCAACAACTCCGGCTCGCCGCTCGGCCCGGCTGTCGACGACGGCAAGATCGTCAAGTCGCAGTCGGAGGACCCGTACCGCGTCGTCGGCTTCGACCAGAACGGCCTCGGCCGCGTCCTCGAGGTGCTGTTCGAGGGCACGGCGACTCTGCCTTCAGGCCCGGTGCGGCTCGATCGGCTGAACAGCCCGCTGCTGAACAAGGACGAGCTCCAGGCGTTCACCACGCTGTGGGGCTCGTACACGCGGTCCCGTTCGGTGCAGGGCGTGGAACGCGTCGTCGAGGTCACGGTCACCGACGGCATCGTCACCGCCGTACGCGATGCCGCTGGCGAGGGCGCGATCGCCCCCAACACGACGATCCTGCTTGGGCGCGAGGCGGGCGCCGACACGTTGGCGGCACTCCGGCCCGGCGACAGGGTCGCGGTGGATCTCGAGCCGCGGCCGTCGGACGGCGGCGCCTTGCACGCGGCGATCGGCGTGCACTCGCTGCTGGTGAAGGACGGCGTGGCGCAGCCCGTGAACGACGCCGAGTTCGCCGGCCGTACCGGGATCGGTTTCTCCAAGGACGGCAAGAAGATCTTCATCGTCTCGGTCGACAGCGACCGGCAGACGCACAGCCGCGGCGCGACCCTGACGGAGATGGGTCGGCTGCTGGCGGCTCGCGGCGCCTGGGTGGGTGTCGAGCTCGACGGTGGCGGCTCGACCACGCTGGTGACCCGGCTCCCCGGTGCGCCGAAGGTGCAGGTCGACAACACGCCAGGCGACGGCTCCGTGCGGCCGGTCCCGAACGGTCTCGCGGTCATGGGCCCGAAGGGCAGCGGCAAGCTCGCCGGCTTCTGGGTCGACACCGCCGCCTCGCGCGAAACCGCGGCGAGTGACAGCCCTGTTTCCGGTCACGCGCGTCCGGACCGGGTGTTCCGGGGGCTGTCCCGGTCGTTGACGGCCACGCCGTACGACGAGGTGTACGGGCCCGTCACCAGATCCGTGCCGATCTCCTGGTCCGCTTCGCGCGGCTCGGTGAAGAACGGCATCTTCCGCGCGAGCTACGAAGGCCCGACCACCATCACCGCCCGGTCCGGTTCCGCGCGCGGCACGTTGTCGCTCGACGTCCTCGGGCCGGTGGCACGGCTCGCACCGACGGCGCAGACCGTGAACGTCCCCACCATCAACGCCAGTGGGACCTTCGGGATCGTCGGGTTCGACGCGTTCGGTACGTCGGCTCCGATCGATCCTTCGGACATCCGGCTGGAGTACGACCACGCGGTGTTCGAGGTCACGCCAGCCGCCGACGGCCGGTTCACCGTGACGCCGCGCAAGGAGTCCGGCGCTGGACTGGTCACCGCCCGGGTGGGCTCGCGGTCGACCCAGCTCGCGGTGTCGGTCGGGGTCGAGAAGCAGATGTTGGCGACGTTCGACGACGCGGACAAGTGGACGGTCGGCGTGGCCCGGGCCACAGCTACCGTGAGCAAGGTGCCGGACGGCGAGGACGGCGCGGGGCTGAAGCTCGCGTACGACTTCACGCAGACGACGTTGACGCGGAACGCGTACGCGATTCCGCCTGTGCGGTTGGGCGTTCCGGGCCAGGCTCGGTCGTTCGGCGTGTCGATGTACGGGTCCGGGAAGGGCGAGTGGACGGCGTTCGGTCTGTACGACGCGACGGGGAAGTTCACCGCTGTGTACGGGCCATACGTGACGTGGTTCGGCTGGCAGAACATCGAGCTGGAGGTCCCGGCGGGGCTGCCGCAGCCGGTGACGATCGGTCGGATCTACACGCTGGAGACGAAGGCGGCCGCGCAGTACACGGGCGACGTGCTGATCGACAACCTGTACGTGAAGGCCGCGCCGGCCGTCTCCGTGCCGCCCGCGGCTCCCGTCGAGGCGTCGTTCGTCCAGACGCAAGCCGACGTTGACGGTCGCAAGTGGCGCTTCGCGGTGATGTCGGACGCGCAGTTCGTGGCTCGGGACCCGGATTCGCCACTGGTGCAGGCGGCTCGGCGTACGCTGCGGGAGATCAAGGCGGCGCGCCCCGACTTCTTCGTGATCGCCGGCGACTTCGTCGACGAGGCGACCGAGGCGGACTTCCAACTGGCCAAGCGCGTTCTCGATGAAGAGATCGGGACGTCGCTGCCGTACTACTACGTGCCGGGCAACCACGAGATCATGGGCGCGGCGATCACGAACTTCGAGAAGTACTTCGGCGCGACGAACCGTTCGTTCAACCACAAGGGCACGAAGTTCATCACGCTGAACTCGTCGGCGGGCACGTTGCGCGGTGGTGGGTTCGATCAGATCGCCATGCTGCGTTCGGCTTTGGACTCGGCGGCGCGTGACCGTACGGTGAGCTCGGTCGTGCTGATCGAGCACCACCCGCCGCGCGACCCGACGCCGGCGAAGAACAGCCAGCTCGCCGATCGGCACGAGGCGGCTCTGCTGGAGGACTGGTTGGCTTCGTTCCAACGCTCCACCGGCAAGGGCGCGCTCTTCGTCGGCGCGCATGTGGGAACGTTCCATGCTTCGAAGGTGGACAACGTGCCGTACCTGGTGAACGGCAACTCCGGCAAGGCACCGGCGACCGACCCGTCCGAGGGCGGGTTCACTGGGTGGACCCTGTTCGGGGCCGATCTCGTGTCGGCGCCGGAGCAGGCTCGCGCGAAGCGTTTCCCCTTCCAGGGTGGGCCAGACTGGGTGTCGGCGCAGATCCGTCCGCACGTCGACGAGCTCTCCCTGACCGCTCCGTCGACGCTCGCGGTGGGGTCGTCGGGCGCGGTGAACGCGTCGGTCATGCAGGGTACGCGTTCGGTGCCGGTCGCGTACCCGGTGAGCGCGGACTGGAAGACGACGTCGAACCTGCGGCTCGACCTCGCGTCAGGCACGGTGCGGGCACTCCGGGCCGGGCCGGCGATGGTGTGGGTCAAGGTGAACGGCGTGACACGTTCGGTGGCCATCGAGATCACCCGCTAG
- the menC gene encoding o-succinylbenzoate synthase has protein sequence MQVTSVEAFRVELPLVHEFETSSHRKSSIEHILVRIADADGVVGWGEIASPSDPFYSSETVDTCWLILRRHLAPALLVHTWEEPGDASRAWARIRGHNFAKAGVDMACWDLATRASGVSLASALDGERTSAVAGVSLGIEPTVDDLLTEVSKYVDEGYRRVKLKIAPAWDEEPSRAVRAAFPDLMLQVDANGAYRYDDADHLRSLLALDAYGLLLVEQPFAPGALAAHARLQARLQTPVCLDESIDDLDQLDSAIELGAGKILNIKTSRMGGLTVARRAHDAATAAGWQVWSGGMHEFGIGRAANVALASLPGFSLPGDLSGSDKYYARDIVDPPIRAHDGEVPVPYDRPGLGHEVDEEFVRSLASETFVLTAN, from the coding sequence ATGCAGGTCACCTCCGTCGAGGCGTTCCGCGTCGAGCTGCCGCTGGTGCACGAGTTCGAGACGAGCTCGCACCGCAAGTCGTCGATCGAGCACATCCTCGTCCGCATCGCCGACGCTGACGGCGTGGTCGGCTGGGGCGAGATCGCGTCGCCGAGCGACCCGTTCTACTCCTCGGAGACGGTCGACACCTGCTGGCTGATCCTGCGCCGCCACCTCGCGCCGGCCCTGCTCGTGCACACCTGGGAGGAGCCCGGCGACGCGTCGCGCGCGTGGGCACGGATCCGCGGGCACAACTTCGCGAAAGCCGGCGTCGACATGGCGTGCTGGGACCTCGCGACGCGCGCCTCGGGGGTGTCGCTCGCGTCGGCGTTGGACGGCGAACGTACGTCCGCCGTCGCTGGGGTGAGCCTCGGGATCGAGCCGACCGTCGACGACCTGCTCACCGAGGTGTCGAAGTACGTCGACGAGGGCTACCGCCGGGTCAAGCTGAAGATCGCGCCGGCGTGGGACGAGGAGCCGTCGCGGGCGGTGCGGGCCGCGTTCCCGGACCTGATGCTGCAGGTCGACGCGAACGGCGCGTACCGGTACGACGACGCCGACCACCTGCGTTCGCTGCTCGCACTGGACGCCTACGGGCTGCTGCTCGTCGAGCAGCCGTTCGCGCCTGGCGCGCTGGCCGCGCACGCCCGTTTGCAGGCCCGGCTGCAGACTCCAGTGTGCCTGGACGAGTCGATCGACGACCTGGACCAGCTGGACTCGGCGATCGAGCTCGGCGCGGGCAAGATCCTGAACATCAAGACGTCGCGGATGGGCGGGCTCACCGTCGCCCGCCGCGCGCACGACGCCGCGACGGCCGCGGGCTGGCAGGTGTGGAGCGGCGGCATGCACGAGTTCGGCATCGGCCGGGCGGCGAACGTGGCGCTCGCGAGCCTGCCCGGGTTCTCGTTGCCCGGCGACCTGTCGGGGTCGGACAAGTACTACGCGCGGGACATCGTCGACCCGCCGATCCGCGCGCACGACGGCGAGGTGCCGGTGCCGTACGACCGGCCCGGGCTCGGGCACGAGGTGGACGAGGAGTTCGTCCGTTCCCTCGCCTCGGAGACGTTCGTTCTGACCGCGAATTGA